The Pleurodeles waltl isolate 20211129_DDA chromosome 6, aPleWal1.hap1.20221129, whole genome shotgun sequence genome has a segment encoding these proteins:
- the LOC138301672 gene encoding olfactory receptor 11A1-like, which produces MISLTSKLCLENVTGVTEFLLLGFQMLPQLKPFLFIMFFTIYLLTVTGNLLIVVTVSTHAHLHSPMYFFLANLSFVEVWYTTSIVPPMLSGMLTGGIMISPSSCISQFHISGGLVTSECFLLTMMAYDRYVAICYPLHYAKLMGQSHCIMLTLSAWVAAFLLSSITSILLSMLQFSRNTFIDHFFCDFNSIVNAACSDTSVVEMEVFVVSSIISSVSLILIIVSYLYIIAAILRIPSERGRHRAFSTCSSHLAVVSTFFGTLIIIYVAPTNGQNLNINKAFSLLYTVATPLLNPIVYTLRNKDIRDALKKRSLRNVVFLKK; this is translated from the coding sequence ATGATATCTCTGACAAGTAAGCTATGTCTGGAGAACGTAACCGGTGTTACAGAATTCCTCCTGCTGGGATTTCAGATGCTTCCTCAACTTAAGCCGTTCCTCTTCATAATGTTCTTCACCATTTACTTGTTAACAGTTACTGGAAACCTTCTGATAGTGGTCACGGTCTCTACTCATGCACATCTACACTCACCAATGTACTTCTTTCTTGCCAATTTGTCATTTGTGGAAGTTTGGTACACAACCAGCATTGTCCCACCTATGCTGAGCGGGATGCTCACAGGAGGCATCATGATTTCTCCATCCAGTTGCATCTCACAGTTTCATATTTCAGGTGGTCTTGTGACATCTGAGTGCTTCCTTCTAACGATGATGGCCTATGACAGATATGTGGCTATATGCTATCCTTTACATTATGCAAAGTTGATGGGCCAAAGTCATTGCATTATGTTGACCCTTAGTGCCTGGGTGGCTGCGTTTCTGCTATCGTCCATCACAAGTATTTTACTCAGCATGCTACAGTTCTCAAGGAACACATTTATTGATCATTTCTTCTGTGACTTCAATTCAATTGTAAATGCAGCTTGCTCAGATACCTCTGTGGTAGAAATGGAGGTTTTTGTAGTATCTTCCATTATTTCCTCTGTGTCACTGATATTGATCATTGTGTCCTACCTGTACATCATTGCGGCCATTTTGAGAATCCCTTCTGAAAGAGGGAGACACAGGGCCTTCTCTACCTGCAGCTCTCACCTTGCGGTTGTCTCCACTTTCTTTGGGACACTAATAATTATATATGTGGCACCCACAAATGGCCAGAACCTAAATATTAACAAAGCTTTTTCCTTGCTCTACACAGTGGCAACTCCACTGCTCAATCCAATTGTGTACACTCTGAGGAATAAGGATATCCGAGATGCTCTGAAAAAACGTTCACTGAGAAATGTTGTGTTCCTAAAGAAATGA